One Coleofasciculus sp. FACHB-T130 DNA segment encodes these proteins:
- a CDS encoding DUF4079 family protein, with the protein MNLPSFLWLWKIAAWSMGLSILAYLLLGVTGSWMFAARQQRSSQPRWLRLFHYATGAILVALVLLLLAIGIVGTLGHYGSLAHSAHWIAGWAVVVLVLLSAGSAILINPNRAWARSVHIATNLVLFVGLAWVSLTGWSVVQKYLP; encoded by the coding sequence GTGAATCTACCTTCTTTTCTCTGGCTCTGGAAAATTGCTGCATGGTCGATGGGCTTGTCGATATTAGCCTACCTATTGCTGGGAGTTACTGGCAGTTGGATGTTTGCGGCTCGTCAGCAAAGAAGTTCGCAACCGCGATGGTTGCGTCTTTTTCACTACGCCACTGGCGCAATTCTGGTGGCTCTCGTCTTGCTGCTGCTCGCCATTGGGATTGTCGGCACGTTAGGTCATTATGGCAGCCTCGCTCATTCGGCGCACTGGATTGCCGGGTGGGCAGTGGTTGTATTAGTGTTGCTCTCAGCGGGAAGCGCAATTCTGATTAATCCCAACCGAGCTTGGGCGCGTTCGGTTCATATTGCAACCAATCTAGTGTTATTCGTAGGATTAGCTTGGGTTTCGTTAACCGGCTGGAGCGTGGTACAAAAGTATTTACCCTAG
- a CDS encoding DUF1830 domain-containing protein — protein MAQILDPLPSGNSDRILCCYVNATSHIQIARISNIPNWYFERVVFPGQRLVFETMPEANLEIHTGMMASAILSDTIPCDRLCISEGNDSESNTIDLHDEEKKIINDNTRKLEIQKKRNLETVESLTTAYIG, from the coding sequence ATGGCTCAAATACTCGATCCCCTTCCTTCTGGTAACAGCGATCGCATTCTGTGCTGCTACGTTAATGCTACAAGCCACATTCAAATTGCTCGGATCTCTAACATTCCGAACTGGTACTTTGAGCGCGTTGTCTTTCCAGGACAACGCTTAGTGTTTGAAACAATGCCCGAAGCGAATCTGGAAATTCATACAGGGATGATGGCAAGTGCCATCCTCTCAGATACCATTCCCTGCGATCGCTTGTGTATCAGTGAAGGCAATGATTCTGAGTCAAATACAATCGACCTACACGATGAGGAAAAAAAGATAATAAACGATAATACCCGGAAGCTTGAAATCCAGAAAAAGAGAAATTTAGAAACCGTAGAATCTTTAACAACCGCTTATATTGGCTAG
- a CDS encoding photosystem II high light acclimation radical SAM protein, whose protein sequence is MNNRILYVRLPCNPIFPIGVVYLSDHVHKQFPEVEQRIFDLGTVPPLDFTGALDTCVDEFKPTLLVFSWRDIQIYAPVGGRGGNPLQHAFEFYYAKNPLLKLRGALGGLRVTTAYYTELWRNLGLIKRGLKRAQKYHPEAKAVVGGGAVSVFYEQLGKSLPSGTVVSVGEGEALLEKMLRGQDFRDERCYVVGETTPRDRMIHERPTNIEKTACNYDYIETIWPEFQYYLQDEDFYVGVQTKRGCPHNCCYCIYTVIEGKQVRINPADEVVAEMQQLYNRGIRNFWFTDAQFIPARKFIDDAVELLQKILDAGMKDIHWAAYIRADNLTPELCDLMAKTGMNYFEIGITSGSQELVRKMRMGYNLRTVLENCRDLKAAGFNDLVSVNYSFNVIDETHETIRQTIAYHRELERIFGADKVEPAIFFIGLQPHTHLEEYAFEQNVLKPGYNPMSIMPWTAKKLLWNPEPLGSFFGEVCLQAWQQNPNDFGREVMKILEEKLGCADLEEALAAPIQPKEKHLVTVS, encoded by the coding sequence ATGAATAATCGAATTCTCTACGTCCGCCTCCCCTGCAACCCGATTTTTCCCATCGGAGTGGTTTACTTATCCGATCACGTACACAAGCAATTCCCAGAAGTCGAACAGCGGATCTTTGACTTAGGAACCGTGCCGCCTCTAGATTTCACTGGGGCGTTGGATACGTGTGTTGATGAATTCAAACCCACATTGCTGGTATTTTCCTGGCGCGATATTCAGATTTATGCGCCCGTGGGCGGCAGAGGTGGCAACCCACTCCAGCACGCCTTTGAGTTTTACTACGCCAAAAATCCGCTGCTGAAATTGCGCGGGGCACTGGGAGGGTTGCGCGTCACCACGGCATACTACACCGAACTGTGGCGCAACCTGGGATTAATCAAACGGGGACTCAAACGCGCTCAAAAATATCATCCAGAAGCCAAAGCCGTTGTCGGTGGTGGTGCTGTGAGCGTATTTTACGAACAACTCGGTAAGAGTCTGCCATCCGGGACAGTTGTTTCGGTGGGTGAAGGCGAAGCGCTGCTGGAGAAAATGCTGCGAGGGCAAGATTTTCGGGATGAACGATGCTATGTGGTGGGAGAGACAACGCCACGCGATCGCATGATCCACGAACGTCCCACGAATATCGAAAAAACTGCCTGCAATTACGACTACATCGAAACGATTTGGCCTGAGTTTCAATATTATCTGCAAGACGAAGATTTCTACGTCGGCGTGCAGACAAAGCGGGGTTGTCCCCACAACTGTTGTTACTGCATTTATACAGTGATTGAGGGCAAGCAGGTACGGATTAACCCAGCCGATGAAGTTGTCGCAGAGATGCAACAACTTTATAACCGAGGGATTCGCAACTTCTGGTTTACCGATGCTCAGTTTATCCCAGCTCGGAAATTTATCGATGACGCCGTTGAGCTATTGCAGAAAATCCTCGATGCTGGGATGAAAGATATCCATTGGGCAGCTTATATTCGGGCAGACAATTTAACGCCTGAGTTATGCGACTTGATGGCAAAAACCGGCATGAACTACTTTGAAATCGGCATTACCAGCGGTTCCCAAGAACTTGTGCGGAAGATGCGGATGGGCTATAACCTGCGAACCGTCTTAGAAAATTGCCGCGACTTAAAAGCAGCAGGTTTCAACGATTTAGTTTCCGTCAATTACTCATTTAATGTAATCGACGAAACGCATGAAACGATTCGGCAAACCATTGCCTACCACCGGGAACTAGAGCGGATCTTTGGTGCAGATAAAGTCGAACCGGCAATCTTCTTTATTGGCTTACAACCTCATACTCATTTAGAAGAATATGCCTTCGAGCAGAATGTCCTTAAACCCGGATACAATCCCATGAGCATTATGCCGTGGACAGCCAAAAAATTACTTTGGAATCCAGAACCCCTCGGCTCATTCTTTGGGGAAGTTTGCCTGCAAGCATGGCAGCAAAACCCCAACGATTTCGGGCGAGAAGTGATGAAAATTCTAGAGGAAAAACTTGGTTGTGCCGACTTAGAAGAAGCCCTTGCGGCACCGATTCAGCCAAAAGAAAAACACCTAGTTACGGTATCTTAG
- a CDS encoding DICT sensory domain-containing protein encodes MLEGSILQQLEVAHRSSKRPIRFGVYYKNTLVALCHALEDHILTEDSSPLTIAAFQRGKWYLQEADRYGDIAQKAAQIAIMAASDSGFTEHPTSQRPNVDLVGLDPSDPVAQEWHLIIFSPTYTAMVLCQELSEEDYGAAGLPASDLERKFYGLWTFEPELVKETVDIAIAHIGRYNPELEKKLIACKESMQPSLGTPHHLGAVVSSVVEYLQHGQEDISTGTNLDIPAGSRQQALDRNLVSNEIQAFLRMAQLMDMADVTNPMAAAEVVAFSEMIGQMLDLPAWQMKRLRLAGLLHRIDPLQGAESVLAAAKSSRYDEEAPSCALTCPLVPGAQVLRRMSQLRAVAQIVTHQTEWWNGTGEPAGLAGDEIPLESRILELVSDFQWRLAQARNANPDSEENLSKALEECRQQQGDRFDPKLVETLSLLVMGMQQGLTLPVTPSKVTAGMWLLDANLYAGTAVQPSLMGNG; translated from the coding sequence ATGTTAGAAGGCTCCATTCTGCAACAGCTAGAAGTTGCCCACAGATCGAGTAAAAGACCAATTCGATTTGGGGTGTACTACAAAAACACCCTCGTTGCCCTGTGCCATGCGCTAGAAGACCACATCTTAACGGAGGACAGTTCTCCCTTGACCATTGCCGCTTTTCAAAGAGGAAAATGGTATCTGCAAGAAGCCGATCGTTATGGAGACATCGCACAGAAAGCAGCTCAGATCGCGATTATGGCGGCGTCAGATTCGGGGTTTACCGAACACCCAACTAGCCAACGCCCAAACGTGGATTTAGTGGGCTTAGATCCCTCCGATCCGGTTGCCCAAGAGTGGCACTTAATCATCTTTTCGCCGACATACACGGCGATGGTGCTGTGTCAAGAGCTTTCGGAAGAAGATTATGGTGCAGCAGGGCTACCCGCGTCTGACTTGGAGCGCAAATTCTATGGGCTGTGGACGTTTGAGCCAGAGTTAGTGAAAGAAACGGTGGATATAGCGATCGCCCATATTGGTCGCTACAACCCGGAACTAGAGAAAAAACTCATCGCCTGCAAGGAGTCCATGCAGCCCTCCTTAGGAACCCCTCACCATCTCGGTGCAGTGGTGTCTTCCGTAGTGGAGTATCTCCAGCATGGGCAAGAAGATATATCAACCGGCACCAATCTAGACATCCCCGCCGGATCTCGCCAACAAGCGCTGGATCGGAACTTAGTTTCCAACGAAATCCAGGCATTCTTGCGGATGGCGCAACTCATGGATATGGCAGATGTCACTAACCCAATGGCAGCAGCAGAAGTGGTAGCGTTCTCCGAAATGATCGGGCAAATGCTCGATTTACCCGCTTGGCAGATGAAACGCCTGCGCCTTGCCGGGTTGCTGCACCGCATCGATCCGTTGCAGGGGGCGGAAAGTGTATTGGCTGCGGCTAAGTCGAGTCGCTACGACGAGGAGGCACCGAGTTGTGCGCTGACTTGTCCGTTGGTGCCAGGAGCGCAAGTATTGAGAAGAATGTCACAACTGCGGGCAGTTGCCCAAATCGTCACTCACCAAACCGAGTGGTGGAACGGGACGGGTGAGCCAGCCGGGTTAGCGGGTGATGAAATTCCCTTGGAATCGAGAATTTTGGAATTAGTCTCAGACTTTCAGTGGCGACTGGCGCAAGCGAGAAATGCCAATCCCGACAGCGAAGAGAATTTATCCAAAGCTTTAGAAGAGTGTCGGCAACAACAGGGCGATCGCTTCGATCCCAAATTGGTTGAAACTCTATCACTCCTCGTCATGGGGATGCAACAGGGTTTGACTCTACCTGTCACGCCAAGCAAAGTGACGGCGGGAATGTGGCTCTTGGATGCAAATCTTTATGCCGGGACAGCAGTGCAACCATCCTTAATGGGCAATGGGTAA
- a CDS encoding pentapeptide repeat-containing protein: MDIEAIRSGKLKQLPGTDLEDEDFSGVDLRGINLAGANLVGTNFSGSNLERARLDGANLIEAQLVGADLRANLLGANLMQADLCGADLRGANLRGANLMGTKLTQASFAGAFLSGANLMSVNLQGVDLRSADLRGVNLSGANLQGADLSQADLRGALLSEANLEEADLRGANLAGANLTGANLLCAELDSVNLTGVTLDRACLTGTCAERMASKA, translated from the coding sequence ATGGACATTGAAGCAATTCGCTCCGGCAAACTCAAGCAACTGCCAGGTACAGATTTAGAAGATGAAGATTTTTCAGGAGTAGATTTGCGAGGTATCAATCTCGCCGGTGCCAACCTCGTCGGCACAAATTTTAGTGGCTCCAACTTGGAACGCGCCCGTCTTGATGGTGCAAATTTAATCGAAGCGCAACTTGTAGGCGCTGACTTGCGGGCAAACCTGCTGGGCGCTAACTTGATGCAAGCTGACTTATGCGGTGCTGACTTGCGCGGGGCAAATTTGCGAGGCGCTAACTTGATGGGAACCAAGCTCACTCAAGCGTCTTTTGCTGGTGCTTTCTTGAGTGGTGCCAACTTAATGAGTGTCAACTTGCAAGGCGTGGATTTGCGGAGCGCTGACTTGCGGGGTGTAAACTTGAGCGGTGCCAATCTGCAAGGTGCAGACTTAAGCCAAGCGGATTTACGTGGCGCTTTGCTTAGCGAAGCAAATCTAGAAGAAGCAGACTTGCGGGGTGCAAATCTTGCCGGAGCAAATTTGACAGGAGCAAATTTGCTCTGCGCTGAGTTAGATAGTGTTAACTTGACTGGTGTAACTTTGGATCGAGCTTGTTTGACTGGAACCTGTGCGGAGCGCATGGCTTCAAAAGCCTGA
- a CDS encoding pentapeptide repeat-containing protein has protein sequence MPGSEKFEPRKALLHLYIAVMIDEANRLLKQGIEQYQTYVETKILTSLQEAMQSWQQALSLCRGSEASIVEGAALGNLGAAYKALGDLPQAIAFYQQHLAIAQRIQDRRGEANALGNLGNAYYILGEDTKAIEYQQQRLAIVRELQDRPGEVQTLSNLGAAYHSLEEHIKAILCFHQSKAIAKELQDVRGEGQALKNLRLAYTALGDLPTARDYQQQYLTIIRELLAAAKADDFISGAKMMGINPSEDFAEADLSGVNLRSANLRNADLNHTNLSNADLTFADLSRANLSGANLSHACLCNANLRDAHLLHANLTQADLRTKMPRANLTSADLSGANLTSAYLPNANLTNASLTAANLSDADLSGANLSGANFKEAELKRADFKGANVEDALFEGVLGLSEAMKLDLKQRGAIFEED, from the coding sequence ATGCCGGGGAGCGAAAAGTTTGAGCCTCGAAAAGCTTTACTTCATCTGTACATTGCGGTGATGATCGACGAAGCGAACCGACTACTGAAACAAGGAATTGAGCAATATCAGACGTATGTAGAAACAAAGATTCTTACATCTCTACAAGAGGCAATGCAGTCTTGGCAACAGGCACTTAGCCTCTGTCGAGGCAGCGAAGCGAGTATCGTTGAGGGAGCGGCTTTAGGCAATTTGGGGGCTGCGTATAAGGCTTTAGGAGATTTACCTCAGGCGATCGCATTCTATCAACAGCACTTAGCGATCGCTCAACGTATCCAAGACAGGCGCGGCGAGGCAAATGCGCTGGGAAATCTGGGAAATGCTTACTACATTCTCGGTGAGGATACAAAAGCGATTGAGTATCAGCAACAACGGTTAGCGATTGTGCGGGAACTCCAAGATCGTCCAGGTGAGGTGCAAACGCTCTCGAATTTAGGGGCGGCTTATCATTCTTTGGAAGAACATATAAAAGCGATTCTCTGCTTTCACCAGTCAAAAGCGATCGCCAAAGAATTACAAGACGTTCGAGGGGAAGGACAGGCGCTTAAAAATCTCCGACTTGCTTACACCGCCCTCGGAGACTTGCCGACGGCTCGTGATTACCAGCAGCAGTATCTAACAATCATACGGGAACTGTTGGCAGCAGCCAAGGCAGATGACTTCATCAGCGGCGCGAAGATGATGGGCATCAATCCATCTGAGGATTTTGCTGAAGCCGACTTGAGTGGTGTTAACCTTCGCAGCGCCAACCTCCGCAACGCTGACCTCAATCATACCAATCTCAGCAATGCCGATCTCACCTTTGCCGACTTGAGCCGTGCCAACTTAAGCGGTGCCAACCTTTCCCATGCCTGCCTTTGTAATGCGAATCTGCGAGATGCTCATCTGTTGCACGCGAACCTTACTCAAGCAGATTTGCGGACTAAAATGCCCCGTGCCAATTTAACTAGTGCCGACCTTAGCGGTGCAAATTTAACCAGTGCATACCTTCCCAATGCCAATTTGACGAATGCCTCCCTGACGGCTGCCAATCTCAGCGATGCTGATTTAAGCGGTGCTAACTTGAGCGGCGCAAATTTCAAAGAGGCTGAGCTTAAGCGTGCCGATTTCAAGGGTGCAAATGTGGAGGATGCTTTGTTTGAAGGAGTTTTGGGGCTTTCTGAGGCAATGAAGCTCGATCTCAAGCAGCGAGGGGCAATTTTTGAGGAGGACTAG
- a CDS encoding RNA-binding S4 domain-containing protein produces MAVNDSTIKLDQFLKWVGMAQTGGQAKLLIQQGFVLVNGTLETRRGRQLVSGDRVTVGKRTVEVELNNVES; encoded by the coding sequence ATGGCGGTAAATGACAGCACAATTAAGCTCGATCAGTTTTTAAAGTGGGTAGGGATGGCGCAGACGGGTGGGCAAGCTAAGCTTTTGATTCAACAGGGTTTTGTTCTAGTCAACGGCACCCTGGAAACCCGGCGAGGACGACAGTTAGTTTCCGGCGATCGCGTAACGGTGGGAAAACGAACTGTTGAGGTTGAGTTGAACAATGTTGAGTCCTAG
- a CDS encoding pentapeptide repeat-containing protein, with protein sequence MIVEKDELLERYAAGERDFKGADLIGTDLKGVNLSLANFQEGSLSETDLSGANLSQTSLMEASLGTANLSGANLSGANLSGANLFRANLRGANLSGANLKMADLTEADLSGANLDGANFWGAYLTGAKLDGTNLLKDTYS encoded by the coding sequence ATGATCGTTGAGAAGGATGAACTGCTGGAGCGATATGCGGCGGGAGAACGAGATTTTAAAGGTGCAGACTTAATTGGAACCGATCTTAAAGGCGTAAATCTGAGTCTAGCGAACTTCCAGGAGGGATCGCTCAGCGAAACTGACTTGAGTGGAGCTAACCTGAGCCAAACCTCTTTAATGGAGGCAAGTTTAGGCACAGCCAATCTCAGTGGAGCAAATTTGAGCGGGGCGAATCTTAGTGGAGCGAATTTGTTTCGGGCAAATCTCAGGGGTGCCAATTTGAGCGGGGCAAACTTGAAAATGGCAGATTTGACAGAAGCTGACTTGAGCGGGGCAAACTTGGACGGAGCAAACTTTTGGGGGGCTTACCTGACAGGCGCGAAACTAGACGGTACCAACCTGCTAAAAGATACTTATTCCTAA
- a CDS encoding ATP-binding protein has product MFLSRDNVPIDASSWVERWKKVQRKLVKRTMQLQQANRELAQQITERRQVEEALQQAEEKYRSIFENAVEGIFQTTPDGRYMSVNPALARIYGYASPEELIAHLTDIKHQLYVDPNRRDEFLYLLQEHGSVSGFESQVYRKDGSIIWISENVRAVRQELRSAKQYEAASGYSVAYTRDEQCFGHTLGHTLCDRAGALLYCEGFVTDITERKSAEAALKASAVEFKQQANHLQLALCELQQTQTLLIQSEKMSSLGQLVAGVAHEINNPVNFVCGNLVHANQYAQDLLNLLQLYGKHYPQPVPEIEEEAEAIDLDFLISDFPKTLSSMQIGADRIQQIVQSLRNFSRIDEAQMKAVDIHEGIDSTLLILHSRLKSRGVNTGIAILKEYGDLPSIECYAGLLNQVFMNLISNAIDALEETEARRGSAQEMLHSSLLGSSPAPLPCIRIRTDVLDNGKASIRIIDNGPGMSEEIRTRIFEPFFTTKPTGKGTGLGLSISYQIIVERHGGVLKCNSAPEQGTEFVIEIPIRQ; this is encoded by the coding sequence ATGTTCCTAAGCCGTGACAATGTGCCAATTGATGCTTCTAGCTGGGTGGAGCGGTGGAAAAAAGTCCAGAGAAAGCTTGTCAAGCGAACGATGCAGTTGCAGCAAGCCAATCGAGAACTAGCGCAGCAAATCACCGAGCGTCGGCAGGTGGAAGAGGCTTTGCAGCAAGCAGAGGAAAAGTATCGGAGTATTTTTGAAAACGCTGTCGAGGGAATATTTCAGACAACTCCGGACGGGCGTTACATGAGTGTGAATCCAGCACTGGCAAGGATTTACGGCTACGCTTCACCGGAGGAACTAATTGCCCATCTAACGGACATCAAGCACCAGCTGTACGTAGATCCCAATCGGCGTGACGAATTTCTGTATTTGCTGCAAGAACACGGTTCGGTGAGTGGGTTTGAGTCTCAGGTTTATCGAAAAGACGGCAGCATCATCTGGATTTCGGAAAATGTACGGGCAGTACGCCAAGAGCTGCGATCCGCGAAGCAATATGAAGCTGCGAGCGGCTATAGTGTGGCATACACCAGGGACGAACAGTGCTTCGGGCATACATTAGGTCATACATTATGCGATCGCGCGGGTGCCTTACTCTACTGCGAAGGCTTCGTCACCGACATCACCGAACGAAAATCTGCTGAAGCAGCCTTAAAAGCATCGGCAGTAGAATTCAAACAACAAGCGAACCATCTGCAATTAGCTCTGTGCGAACTTCAACAAACCCAGACGCTTCTGATCCAAAGTGAAAAGATGTCTAGTCTAGGGCAGTTAGTTGCTGGGGTTGCCCACGAAATCAACAACCCAGTTAACTTTGTTTGCGGCAATCTGGTTCATGCGAATCAATATGCCCAAGATTTGCTAAACCTCCTACAGCTTTATGGCAAACATTATCCCCAGCCAGTGCCTGAGATTGAAGAGGAAGCTGAGGCAATCGATCTGGATTTTTTAATTTCGGATTTCCCCAAAACCTTATCCTCCATGCAAATCGGGGCTGACCGCATTCAGCAAATTGTCCAGTCCCTGCGAAACTTCTCGCGGATTGACGAAGCCCAGATGAAGGCAGTTGATATCCACGAAGGCATTGACAGCACGCTACTAATTCTCCACAGCCGCTTGAAATCCAGAGGAGTCAATACGGGGATTGCCATTCTCAAAGAATACGGCGATTTGCCATCCATAGAGTGTTACGCCGGACTCCTCAACCAAGTATTTATGAATCTCATTTCTAATGCGATTGACGCCCTGGAGGAGACAGAGGCGCGAAGAGGCAGCGCACAGGAGATGCTACATTCTTCCTTGCTCGGCTCTTCCCCGGCTCCCCTGCCTTGTATTCGGATTCGTACCGATGTCCTCGACAACGGAAAAGCAAGTATCCGGATTATCGACAATGGCCCCGGAATGAGCGAAGAAATCCGCACTAGAATTTTTGAACCTTTCTTTACGACAAAGCCCACTGGTAAAGGCACGGGGCTGGGTTTGTCAATCAGCTATCAAATCATTGTCGAGAGACACGGCGGCGTTTTGAAGTGTAATTCAGCACCAGAGCAGGGAACCGAGTTCGTCATCGAAATTCCGATTCGGCAGTAA
- a CDS encoding AMIN domain-containing protein: MSRLKTLSLVGAIAIIGSGMELKAIAARLTNWRFDPALNQLEITLDEGTTPRYFLLAQPSRIVLDLPNTQVGMVETQQSYSGPIRQIRVSQFEAGITRIVLDLAPEVVLSPQQVQLQVEPGNRWVLRPLIANVLAPEAVPPSRSGVSPSLPPPIFPENPTPGVVSVPSLTNSSTLPNLAPPTVPPGRIATNNPVLVSVPALSGAIATAPPVTVRQPQSSSATRVVEFGQPLPMEENSSQVSARRTRVAPVPSLEAGASVPMSIPATPTIAAPRTTASPMVVVPPLPKTATVVPDPSSSTSAPIQAPTASLNPDILLPSGTPLSLRYPGDKVLTLRDGVSRQEVLLLEEEIRDRTGKLIAPVGTQVIGRFEIDRRGSRFITQAISLGGRNFPLLAQSDSLDGNRQVSQNRVVRNSAIGALALILLGGFSGVGLLGGAAAGAATTYLTAPQTAIIQPNQILQVQLSEDWR, from the coding sequence ATGAGTAGATTGAAAACGCTTAGTTTGGTTGGCGCGATCGCGATTATAGGGAGCGGCATGGAGTTAAAAGCGATCGCTGCCCGGTTAACAAATTGGCGATTTGACCCAGCGCTGAATCAGTTAGAAATCACTCTGGATGAGGGAACAACGCCGCGTTATTTTCTTCTGGCTCAACCGTCTCGGATTGTTCTGGATTTACCCAATACTCAAGTGGGAATGGTGGAAACTCAACAAAGTTACTCTGGCCCAATCCGCCAAATTCGAGTCTCTCAGTTCGAGGCTGGCATTACCCGAATAGTGCTGGATCTCGCACCAGAGGTAGTTTTATCCCCCCAACAAGTGCAATTGCAAGTAGAACCTGGGAATCGCTGGGTATTGCGTCCCCTGATTGCTAACGTTCTCGCTCCAGAAGCAGTGCCTCCCAGCAGGAGCGGGGTTTCTCCGTCCCTGCCTCCCCCTATCTTCCCAGAGAACCCAACGCCGGGTGTCGTGAGCGTGCCGTCTCTGACTAACTCAAGTACGCTACCCAATTTAGCGCCGCCAACGGTTCCTCCAGGGAGAATTGCGACGAATAATCCTGTGTTGGTGAGCGTACCTGCTCTTTCTGGCGCGATCGCTACAGCACCACCAGTAACCGTGAGACAGCCTCAGTCTTCCTCTGCCACCAGAGTGGTTGAATTTGGTCAACCGTTGCCGATGGAGGAAAATTCCTCCCAAGTGTCTGCAAGGAGAACCAGAGTAGCCCCAGTCCCTTCTCTAGAAGCGGGTGCGTCCGTACCCATGTCTATACCTGCCACACCGACAATCGCCGCACCGAGAACCACCGCTTCTCCAATGGTTGTCGTGCCGCCCCTACCTAAGACGGCGACGGTTGTGCCCGATCCTTCCAGCTCCACATCGGCACCGATACAAGCGCCAACGGCATCTCTAAATCCAGACATTCTGCTGCCTTCTGGCACTCCGCTGAGCCTGCGTTATCCGGGCGACAAGGTTTTAACACTGCGAGATGGTGTCTCGCGCCAGGAAGTGTTGCTGCTAGAGGAAGAAATACGCGATCGCACTGGTAAACTTATCGCCCCAGTTGGTACGCAGGTGATTGGACGCTTTGAGATCGACCGACGCGGCAGTCGCTTTATTACCCAAGCGATTAGCCTGGGTGGACGCAATTTTCCCCTTCTCGCCCAATCAGACTCCCTAGACGGCAACCGTCAAGTTTCACAGAACCGAGTTGTCCGGAATTCTGCCATTGGCGCTTTAGCCTTAATTCTATTAGGAGGCTTTTCAGGCGTCGGTTTGTTGGGAGGCGCTGCCGCCGGTGCTGCCACCACCTATCTGACAGCTCCTCAAACCGCTATTATTCAACCGAATCAAATACTGCAAGTTCAGCTCAGCGAAGATTGGCGGTAA
- a CDS encoding DUF3172 domain-containing protein: MKRKSRYPADTPYSAPKSAKSSPFNYTSIALIGGVFVLGIGVGIGFSSTATFSPENVASRDFIDRAAPNPELCVQFGASAMVMDTRVYVTLNPFNVYVSQPNMRPGCVLRSNNWSILEQRKLVTADQVRDCKNRMNTFGYTGSLDGQPDIRCIYQNDGAQNFFLNQPGAGAPPPETNNF; encoded by the coding sequence ATGAAACGTAAATCTAGATACCCTGCCGATACTCCCTATAGTGCCCCTAAATCCGCTAAATCATCCCCTTTCAATTACACTTCCATCGCTTTGATCGGCGGCGTCTTCGTTCTGGGAATCGGGGTAGGGATTGGCTTTAGCTCTACAGCGACGTTTAGCCCAGAAAACGTCGCATCGCGTGATTTCATTGACCGTGCTGCGCCGAATCCTGAGCTTTGCGTGCAGTTTGGAGCCAGCGCGATGGTGATGGATACTCGCGTCTATGTAACCCTAAATCCCTTTAACGTTTACGTTTCGCAGCCCAATATGCGACCGGGTTGTGTTTTGCGTAGTAACAACTGGTCTATTTTGGAACAAAGAAAGCTGGTAACAGCAGATCAGGTGCGGGATTGCAAGAACCGGATGAACACCTTTGGCTATACCGGCAGTTTGGACGGGCAACCAGATATCCGCTGCATCTATCAGAATGATGGTGCCCAGAATTTCTTCCTGAATCAGCCAGGAGCAGGCGCACCGCCGCCGGAAACAAATAATTTCTAA